From Banduia mediterranea, the proteins below share one genomic window:
- a CDS encoding DUF4282 domain-containing protein, translating into MKQLFFFQSMLTPKIIVFVYWLQVLGSIVYGFDHIFGGFGGFSFSRLFSGLMITTGAVVASRIINEILIVMFKINEALQDIRSKQS; encoded by the coding sequence ATGAAACAGTTATTTTTTTTCCAGTCGATGTTGACTCCGAAGATCATCGTATTCGTCTATTGGCTGCAAGTTTTGGGTTCAATTGTATATGGCTTCGATCATATATTCGGAGGATTCGGCGGCTTCTCATTTTCTCGTCTTTTTTCGGGGTTGATGATCACGACCGGTGCGGTGGTCGCTTCCCGAATTATCAATGAGATCCTGATCGTGATGTTCAAGATCAATGAGGCGCTGCAGGATATCAGGAGCAAACAATCATGA
- a CDS encoding protein kinase domain-containing protein, with amino-acid sequence MTDNGAYYRWRFGEVQFDEAQLELRVSGLPVDLEQKPLQVLSLLLRHAGEVVTKDELFDTVWQGRVTVDHVLATAVGKVRKALGEDGAKAIITVPRVGYRLLASVERVAVGRGHASQMDLNPGAAVPGREHFRLERQLSPSGSSEVWLARHAKTGETRVYKFSPDGSRLSSLKREATLFRVLHESLGERDDFVRIIDWNFENAPFFLECAFGGISLAEWQSTQALQGMALDERLTFFLGICDTVAAAHSVGVLHKDLKPGNILVTDHGGHWHTCLTDFGSSRLLEPGRLDELGITNLGLTLTQGIGSDSSSSGTPLYLAPELIAGKAPTVQSDVYALGVMLYQLLIGDFSRPMAPGWERDLDHDLLKEDIAQTTDGNPARRLASVSELIERIRTLDQRKGELQHIAQSEQRARLAEQALERARAKQPWVGATAIALVAGLAIALVLLSQSREARIQAELERKRAEAVVSFLTEDIIGGANPDRAGHERNPTIEELVAIAAENVEDRFSGEVAVQAAVWRAMGTAAYAVSQFRNAAQYFGMAAVKAESVFGAGDARTLIARYALAEAQSAIGTSESVHNANQILDRADRIAGQRLLEDSQLALRANLARARFHFNNHQRGAALQYLERTAELQRKLQPEAHVARFATESKITEVLLRQGKAEIAMRKAESLLDEMRRTPIRGGQELRATVGLILARSLKAQRRFAAALEAAQTALSDSLAATGAHSRTSLNIRSQLAAIYDELGDCERALALMHEVSAGSAQRMGANSRFALIERGNLGLKEYECGNEERGLAIVAEVGERLRVAFGNEDAASQAFRVFHAEVDAREGRYDRALSTLVSLQPDRLTTAMSEPEWVARLDAIRGIALVGKGQYDEANALFETAIPQLVQLNGDPEAIAVYRNAWATAREARAQ; translated from the coding sequence ATGACCGATAACGGTGCCTACTACCGTTGGCGATTCGGCGAAGTTCAATTCGACGAGGCACAGCTGGAATTGCGGGTTTCCGGCCTGCCGGTAGACCTGGAGCAGAAGCCGCTCCAGGTGCTTTCGCTGTTGCTGCGGCACGCCGGCGAAGTCGTCACCAAGGACGAGTTGTTCGATACGGTTTGGCAGGGACGGGTGACGGTCGACCACGTCTTGGCGACGGCCGTGGGAAAAGTGCGCAAAGCGCTGGGCGAAGACGGCGCAAAGGCGATCATTACGGTTCCGCGCGTCGGTTATCGACTGCTTGCATCGGTGGAGCGCGTCGCGGTGGGCCGGGGTCACGCCAGCCAGATGGACTTGAACCCGGGCGCCGCGGTCCCCGGCCGGGAGCATTTCCGGCTGGAGCGACAGCTCAGTCCCTCCGGTAGCAGCGAAGTCTGGCTGGCACGACACGCCAAAACGGGCGAGACACGGGTTTACAAGTTCAGCCCCGATGGCAGTCGCCTGTCGTCTCTGAAACGCGAAGCGACGCTCTTCCGCGTCCTGCACGAGAGCCTGGGCGAACGCGACGACTTCGTCCGCATCATCGACTGGAACTTCGAGAACGCGCCCTTCTTTCTGGAATGCGCGTTCGGCGGTATCAGCCTCGCCGAATGGCAATCGACCCAGGCATTGCAGGGAATGGCCCTCGATGAGCGATTGACCTTTTTTCTGGGTATCTGCGACACGGTCGCGGCGGCCCACAGCGTGGGCGTGCTCCACAAGGATCTCAAACCGGGCAACATTCTCGTCACCGATCACGGCGGCCACTGGCATACCTGCTTGACCGATTTCGGCAGCAGCCGACTGCTGGAGCCAGGCCGCCTCGACGAACTCGGCATCACCAATCTTGGCCTCACCCTGACACAGGGGATCGGCAGCGATTCCAGCAGCAGCGGCACGCCCTTGTATCTCGCGCCGGAACTCATCGCGGGCAAGGCGCCGACGGTGCAAAGCGACGTCTATGCCCTGGGGGTGATGCTCTATCAATTGCTGATCGGTGACTTTTCTCGGCCGATGGCGCCCGGTTGGGAGCGCGACCTCGACCATGATCTGCTGAAGGAAGACATCGCTCAGACCACAGACGGCAACCCGGCGCGACGCCTGGCAAGCGTCTCCGAGTTGATCGAGCGTATACGCACGCTGGATCAACGAAAGGGAGAACTTCAACACATCGCCCAATCGGAGCAGCGCGCGCGGCTGGCGGAGCAAGCCTTGGAGCGCGCGCGCGCCAAACAGCCGTGGGTCGGCGCAACGGCTATTGCGCTGGTCGCAGGCCTTGCGATCGCCCTGGTGCTGCTGAGCCAGAGCCGGGAGGCGCGAATTCAGGCGGAGCTTGAGCGCAAGCGTGCGGAGGCTGTGGTCTCCTTCCTCACCGAAGACATCATCGGCGGCGCCAACCCCGACCGGGCAGGACACGAGAGAAATCCCACAATCGAAGAACTTGTGGCAATCGCCGCCGAAAACGTCGAGGACCGCTTTTCGGGCGAAGTGGCCGTACAGGCCGCCGTGTGGCGTGCGATGGGTACCGCCGCCTACGCGGTCAGCCAGTTCCGCAATGCCGCGCAATACTTCGGCATGGCGGCTGTAAAGGCCGAATCGGTGTTCGGGGCGGGAGATGCGCGTACGCTCATCGCGCGCTACGCCCTGGCCGAAGCGCAGTCGGCGATCGGCACATCCGAGTCGGTTCACAACGCAAACCAAATTCTGGACCGGGCCGACCGGATCGCCGGACAACGCCTGCTTGAGGACTCCCAACTCGCATTGCGTGCGAACTTGGCGCGAGCCCGCTTCCATTTCAACAACCATCAACGTGGCGCGGCCCTGCAGTACCTGGAAAGAACCGCCGAGTTGCAGCGGAAGCTCCAGCCGGAAGCGCATGTGGCGCGCTTCGCTACCGAGTCGAAGATTACCGAGGTCTTGCTGCGTCAGGGGAAAGCGGAGATCGCGATGCGAAAAGCCGAATCTCTGCTCGACGAAATGCGCCGGACGCCAATCCGCGGCGGCCAAGAACTTCGCGCAACGGTCGGGCTGATACTGGCGAGAAGCCTGAAAGCGCAACGCCGCTTCGCAGCGGCACTGGAAGCCGCGCAAACGGCTCTCAGTGACTCGCTTGCGGCGACCGGCGCCCATTCGCGCACCAGCTTGAATATCCGCTCCCAACTGGCGGCGATTTACGACGAGTTGGGCGATTGCGAGCGCGCGCTCGCGCTGATGCACGAGGTCAGCGCCGGGTCTGCACAAAGAATGGGTGCGAACAGCCGCTTCGCGCTGATCGAGCGGGGGAACCTGGGTCTCAAGGAGTACGAATGCGGAAACGAGGAGCGCGGTCTGGCGATCGTCGCCGAGGTCGGCGAACGGCTGCGCGTAGCCTTCGGCAACGAGGACGCGGCCTCACAGGCATTCCGCGTCTTTCATGCGGAAGTCGACGCGCGCGAGGGGCGGTATGACAGGGCACTGAGCACTTTGGTCAGCCTGCAGCCCGATCGACTGACCACCGCCATGTCGGAGCCGGAATGGGTGGCGCGATTGGATGCGATCCGCGGGATCGCCCTAGTCGGCAAGGGACAATACGATGAAGCCAACGCACTCTTCGAGACGGCGATTCCCCAGTTGGTTCAGCTCAACGGCGATCCCGAGGCGATCGCGGTGTATCGCAACGCCTGGGCCACTGCGCGCGAAGCACGCGCACAATAG
- the phoU gene encoding phosphate signaling complex protein PhoU — translation MIVVVHQAPSPHTPLLSLADPAEPVEKGVAIFVTVDPDVLTPTFLEVQIDAACTQLLVRRQPTAGDLRFVYAVIKTSTQLERVGDEAAKIARMTVRLWRKRRTREHMFLVMHLSRQVQEMVCDAVRAFADMDVEKAVAVARQDQVVDREYEALMRQLITYMMEDVHKVGPVIDIIFCVRALERIGDHAKSIADDVIYFVRGVDVRHVPLEVLEQRLQLPEGSSQDSS, via the coding sequence GTGATAGTGGTTGTCCATCAGGCACCAAGCCCACACACGCCACTGCTGTCGCTCGCAGACCCGGCCGAGCCCGTCGAGAAAGGCGTTGCGATCTTCGTCACTGTTGACCCCGATGTTCTGACCCCGACGTTCCTGGAAGTCCAGATCGACGCGGCATGCACCCAGCTCCTGGTGCGGCGACAGCCGACGGCCGGAGACCTGCGCTTCGTCTACGCGGTCATCAAAACGAGCACCCAGCTGGAACGGGTCGGCGACGAGGCCGCGAAGATCGCCCGCATGACGGTCCGCCTATGGCGCAAGCGGCGGACCCGCGAGCACATGTTCCTGGTCATGCACCTGTCGCGGCAGGTCCAGGAAATGGTGTGCGACGCGGTCCGCGCCTTTGCCGATATGGATGTCGAAAAGGCCGTGGCGGTGGCAAGGCAGGATCAGGTGGTGGATCGTGAATACGAGGCCCTCATGCGCCAGCTGATCACCTACATGATGGAAGACGTGCACAAGGTCGGCCCGGTGATCGACATCATCTTCTGCGTGCGCGCGCTGGAGCGCATCGGCGACCATGCCAAGAGTATTGCCGACGATGTGATCTACTTCGTGCGCGGCGTGGACGTACGGCACGTGCCGCTGGAGGTCCTGGAGCAGCGCTTGCAGCTGCCGGAAGGAAGCAGCCAGGATTCCAGTTGA
- a CDS encoding transposase, which produces MGVNSDEDRNAFLDGLGRVCERQQWRVWAWCLMDNHYHLLIETLSPSLSRGMREVNGVYTQAFNRRHGRVGHVLQGRYKAVLVDRDAYLLEVSRYVVLNPVRAGLVADVEGYLWSSYRAMIGKESPPDWLAVEATLESFGKTPGRTRNAYARFVKDGVNDGFDLDATVRNQIFLGDELFVERMVAQAGSNTREVPKAQRRVKSLKAYEREHKHRDAAIRAAYDSGTYTLPQIGTHFGLHYSTVSRIARGVDRRVSSRSKT; this is translated from the coding sequence ATCGGGGTCAACAGTGACGAAGATCGCAACGCCTTTCTCGACGGGCTCGGCCGGGTCTGCGAGCGACAGCAGTGGCGTGTGTGGGCTTGGTGCCTGATGGACAACCACTATCACCTGCTGATCGAAACGCTGAGTCCCTCCCTGTCGCGCGGCATGCGCGAAGTGAACGGGGTTTACACGCAAGCCTTCAATCGCCGGCACGGTCGTGTGGGGCATGTGCTGCAGGGGCGCTACAAAGCGGTGCTCGTCGATCGCGACGCTTACCTGCTGGAAGTGTCCCGCTATGTTGTTCTGAATCCCGTACGGGCAGGTCTCGTCGCCGATGTCGAAGGCTATCTCTGGAGCAGCTACCGGGCGATGATCGGCAAGGAGTCGCCTCCCGACTGGCTGGCGGTCGAGGCTACGCTCGAATCCTTCGGCAAGACCCCGGGGCGGACACGCAATGCTTATGCTCGATTTGTAAAAGACGGCGTCAACGATGGCTTCGATCTGGATGCCACGGTCCGCAATCAGATCTTTCTGGGCGACGAGTTGTTCGTCGAACGCATGGTGGCGCAAGCCGGGTCCAATACCCGTGAAGTCCCCAAGGCGCAGCGCCGAGTGAAATCGCTGAAAGCATACGAGCGCGAGCACAAGCACCGCGATGCCGCGATCCGTGCCGCCTACGACAGCGGCACCTACACACTGCCACAGATCGGCACGCACTTCGGTCTGCACTACTCGACCGTAAGCCGGATCGCGCGAGGTGTCGATCGGCGGGTTTCGTCAAGGAGCAAGACTTGA
- a CDS encoding peptidoglycan-binding domain-containing protein: MGIRGRLTATGLALLTLSACATNEALTAPVEAESGTVPVYRRADVDRDPMASKDRSSDYREIYSPPPDAVPQRPLPPAPARPPAPVASASPTSGLELPVLAKPGECYARVVIPARFDTTSERVLKSPQSERIEIEPARYEWVEQRVMVKPESERIIEVAPAQYRWTEDRVLVTPAGETVEEVPARFHWVEEREMVKPATQVWKPGRGLIEKVNDATGEIMCLVEVPAEYRTIRKKVIDAPATTRRTATAAEYKTVRRQELVKPAEIRRETIPAQYETVRVRKLVSAAQERRIVIPAEYETVERQVEVASSRLEWRSVLCETNAAADTIRDLQRALANTGYSPGKIDGKLGPATMSAVRAYQNSVGLALGGVTSETLDRLGVSRQMR, translated from the coding sequence ATGGGTATTCGGGGAAGGTTGACGGCCACGGGCCTGGCACTGCTGACACTGTCGGCCTGCGCCACCAATGAAGCCTTGACCGCTCCGGTGGAGGCCGAATCGGGGACCGTGCCGGTCTATCGCCGCGCCGATGTCGATCGTGACCCGATGGCGAGCAAGGATCGCTCCAGCGACTATCGCGAAATCTATTCCCCGCCCCCCGATGCCGTGCCACAGCGGCCACTGCCGCCCGCACCGGCGCGTCCGCCGGCGCCAGTGGCTTCGGCGAGCCCGACCAGCGGTCTGGAGTTGCCGGTACTCGCCAAGCCGGGCGAATGCTATGCCCGCGTGGTGATCCCTGCGCGCTTCGATACCACCAGCGAGCGCGTGCTCAAGTCTCCGCAAAGCGAGCGCATCGAAATCGAACCGGCGCGCTATGAGTGGGTGGAACAGCGCGTGATGGTCAAGCCGGAAAGCGAGCGCATCATCGAAGTGGCGCCGGCGCAGTACCGCTGGACCGAAGATCGCGTGCTGGTCACACCGGCCGGTGAAACGGTCGAGGAAGTGCCGGCTCGGTTTCATTGGGTCGAAGAACGCGAAATGGTCAAGCCGGCCACCCAGGTATGGAAGCCCGGCCGCGGCCTGATCGAGAAGGTCAACGATGCCACCGGCGAGATCATGTGCCTGGTGGAGGTGCCGGCCGAATATCGCACGATCCGCAAGAAGGTCATCGACGCGCCGGCCACTACGCGTCGCACCGCCACGGCGGCCGAATACAAGACCGTGCGCCGCCAGGAACTGGTGAAGCCGGCGGAAATCCGCCGCGAGACGATCCCCGCACAGTACGAGACCGTACGCGTGCGCAAACTGGTGTCCGCGGCACAGGAACGACGCATCGTCATCCCCGCCGAATATGAAACGGTGGAGCGTCAGGTCGAGGTGGCGTCCAGCCGCCTGGAATGGCGTTCGGTGCTGTGCGAAACCAATGCCGCGGCGGATACGATCCGCGATCTGCAGCGCGCACTGGCCAATACCGGCTACTCGCCCGGCAAGATCGACGGCAAGCTCGGTCCGGCCACGATGTCGGCAGTGCGCGCCTATCAGAACAGTGTCGGTCTGGCTCTGGGCGGTGTGACCAGCGAGACCCTCGATCGTCTCGGCGTTTCCCGCCAGATGCGATGA
- a CDS encoding peptidoglycan-binding domain-containing protein, with protein MGPRLLALGLFAAVGPVWAAFEDGVPLPPAAPADAQAGECWALVHVPPSYRPVERQVLKTAASTRTESIPPVYETRTEKVWGKAYTRTVTVTPAVTETREVQTLVREAGPQEVKIAARYRWVDERVPVGGGTVVQPNAGSTDAMCLVEAPAEFLVQRRRKLVEPARTEIREMPAQYKSVREKLVVSEAVTKTVEVPAGWRTRRIKEMVEPARRIRVEVPAEYRIERHEVLAQPGRVEVRAVLCETNATPALVVELQRNLKRAGFDPGAVDGVFGPGTAEALQAFQLRRGYAVGGVTQETAEALGVKLDRVASR; from the coding sequence TTGGGACCGCGACTGCTGGCCCTCGGCCTGTTCGCAGCCGTGGGGCCGGTCTGGGCTGCGTTCGAGGATGGCGTGCCGCTGCCGCCGGCCGCGCCAGCCGATGCGCAGGCCGGCGAATGCTGGGCGCTGGTACATGTGCCGCCGAGCTATCGCCCGGTGGAACGCCAGGTTCTGAAAACCGCCGCGAGTACGCGCACCGAATCCATTCCGCCGGTCTACGAGACGCGGACCGAGAAGGTCTGGGGCAAGGCCTATACCCGCACCGTGACGGTGACGCCAGCCGTGACCGAAACCCGCGAAGTGCAGACGCTGGTGCGCGAAGCCGGACCTCAGGAAGTCAAGATCGCGGCTCGCTATCGCTGGGTCGACGAGCGCGTTCCGGTCGGCGGCGGAACCGTGGTGCAACCGAACGCCGGCAGTACCGATGCCATGTGTCTGGTCGAGGCGCCGGCCGAATTCCTCGTGCAGCGCCGCCGCAAGCTGGTGGAGCCGGCGCGCACCGAGATACGCGAGATGCCGGCCCAGTACAAATCCGTGCGCGAAAAGCTCGTCGTCAGTGAGGCCGTGACCAAGACGGTGGAGGTGCCGGCCGGTTGGCGTACGCGCCGAATCAAGGAAATGGTCGAGCCGGCGCGCAGGATTCGCGTGGAGGTTCCGGCGGAGTACCGCATCGAGCGCCACGAGGTTCTGGCTCAGCCAGGGCGCGTGGAAGTGCGCGCGGTGTTGTGCGAGACCAATGCCACACCCGCCCTGGTGGTGGAACTGCAGCGCAATCTCAAGCGTGCCGGCTTCGATCCGGGCGCGGTGGACGGTGTGTTCGGACCGGGTACAGCCGAAGCTCTGCAGGCGTTCCAGTTGCGGCGCGGTTATGCCGTCGGCGGCGTCACCCAGGAAACCGCCGAAGCGCTCGGCGTGAAGCTGGACAGGGTCGCCTCTCGTTAA
- a CDS encoding transposase gives MARPLRIEFPGAIHHVMARGNARQAIFLSDEDRAAFLDGLGRVCGRQQWRVWAWCLMDNHYHLLIETLSPSLSRGMREVNGVYTQAFNRRHGRVGHVLQGRYKAVLVDRDAYLLEVSRYVVLNPVRAGLVADVEGYLWSSYRAMIGKESPPDWLAVEATLESFGKTPGRTRNAYARFVKDGVNDGFDLDATVRNQIFLGDELFVERMAAQAGSNTREVPKAQRRVKSLKAYEREHKHRDAAIRAAYDSGTYTLPQIGTHFGLHYSTVSRIARGVDRRISSRSKT, from the coding sequence ATGGCCCGTCCTCTACGCATCGAATTCCCCGGCGCGATCCATCACGTGATGGCGCGCGGCAATGCCCGTCAAGCAATCTTCCTCAGTGACGAGGATCGCGCCGCCTTTCTCGACGGGCTCGGCCGGGTCTGCGGGCGACAGCAGTGGCGTGTGTGGGCTTGGTGCCTGATGGACAACCACTATCACCTGCTGATCGAAACGCTGAGTCCCTCCCTGTCGCGCGGCATGCGCGAAGTGAACGGGGTTTACACGCAAGCCTTCAATCGCCGGCACGGTCGTGTGGGGCATGTGCTGCAGGGGCGCTACAAAGCGGTGCTCGTCGATCGCGACGCTTACCTGCTGGAAGTGTCCCGCTATGTTGTTCTGAATCCCGTACGGGCAGGTCTCGTCGCCGATGTCGAAGGCTATCTCTGGAGCAGCTACCGGGCGATGATCGGCAAGGAGTCGCCTCCCGACTGGCTGGCGGTCGAGGCTACGCTCGAATCCTTCGGCAAGACCCCGGGGCGGACACGCAATGCTTATGCTCGATTTGTAAAAGACGGCGTCAACGATGGCTTCGATCTGGATGCCACGGTCCGCAATCAGATCTTTCTGGGCGACGAGTTGTTCGTCGAACGCATGGCGGCGCAAGCCGGGTCCAATACCCGTGAAGTCCCCAAGGCGCAGCGCCGAGTGAAATCGCTGAAAGCATACGAGCGCGAGCACAAGCACCGCGATGCCGCGATCCGTGCCGCCTACGACAGCGGCACCTACACACTGCCACAGATCGGCACGCACTTCGGTCTGCACTATTCGACCGTAAGCCGGATCGCGCGAGGTGTCGATCGGCGGATTTCGTCAAGGAGCAAGACTTGA
- a CDS encoding cytochrome b/b6 domain-containing protein, whose product MSELRSYRVWDAPTRWFHWINALCVIGLAAIGLVILNGGTLGVSNAGKIALKTAHVWIGYALVMNLCGRIAWAFVGNRYARWQQVLPVGRQYVASLRGYLASLAAGRPQHYLGHNPLGRISVAVLLALLLLQALTGLLLAGTDIYYPPLGHWFAQWIAAPGVEPSGLVPYSPEMYDKKAYASMRALRSPFATAHVYGFYALLVMAALHIAAVVITELREGGGIVSAMFTGRKFHAGKPTDE is encoded by the coding sequence ATGAGCGAACTGCGAAGCTATCGGGTATGGGACGCGCCGACCCGGTGGTTCCACTGGATCAATGCCCTGTGCGTGATTGGGCTGGCCGCCATCGGTCTGGTGATCCTTAATGGCGGCACACTGGGCGTCAGCAACGCCGGCAAGATTGCGCTCAAGACCGCGCACGTCTGGATCGGCTACGCGCTGGTGATGAACCTGTGCGGGCGGATCGCGTGGGCATTTGTCGGCAACCGCTACGCCCGCTGGCAACAGGTGCTTCCGGTAGGGCGTCAATACGTCGCCAGCCTGCGCGGCTATCTCGCCTCGCTGGCCGCGGGCCGGCCGCAGCACTACCTCGGACACAATCCGCTCGGGCGGATCAGCGTGGCCGTGCTGCTCGCGCTGCTCTTGCTGCAGGCGTTGACCGGGCTGCTGCTCGCCGGCACGGACATTTACTATCCGCCGCTCGGACACTGGTTCGCGCAGTGGATCGCTGCGCCCGGCGTGGAGCCTTCGGGTCTGGTGCCCTACTCGCCCGAGATGTATGACAAGAAAGCCTACGCGAGCATGCGCGCCTTGCGCAGTCCATTCGCGACGGCCCACGTCTACGGGTTCTACGCCCTGCTGGTGATGGCAGCGCTGCACATCGCAGCCGTAGTCATCACCGAGCTGCGCGAAGGTGGCGGCATCGTTTCCGCGATGTTCACCGGCCGCAAATTCCATGCAGGCAAGCCGACGGACGAATAA
- a CDS encoding efflux RND transporter periplasmic adaptor subunit codes for MSDKSELLASLKIDRGDPPSNDGHSRVWMWGVLALLLIALIIGGTLVFGRDKAIEVRSAVALAASSGAAAGSVLDASGYVVARRQATVSAKITGKVTKVLIEEGQHVQAGEIMAELEDATESAQLNLSRARLEASRSELRQLQVQLDDAQRTLRRNRELAERKLVSQSLLDTSQAEAEALEAQLATARENVRVAQRQVDVSQRNLDETTVRAPFAGVVTVKAAQVGEIVSPLSAGGGYTRTGIGTIVDMDSLEIEVDVNENFINRVQSGQKTTATLNAYPEWKIPARVIAVIPTADRSKATIKVRVEILEKDARILPEMGVRVAFLGEEQPQGEKLEGVLVDAAAIKNDGGAKVVYLIRGDSVERRAVTTGIKRGERVQVTAGLSPGNRVALGPLDQLSDGSTIRIGE; via the coding sequence ATGAGCGACAAATCCGAGTTATTGGCTTCACTCAAGATCGACCGTGGCGATCCGCCGTCCAATGACGGCCACTCGCGGGTGTGGATGTGGGGCGTGCTGGCCTTGCTCCTGATCGCGCTGATCATCGGCGGGACGCTGGTGTTCGGGCGCGACAAGGCGATCGAGGTCCGCAGCGCGGTGGCGCTGGCGGCCTCGTCCGGCGCCGCAGCCGGATCGGTGCTCGACGCCTCGGGCTATGTCGTGGCGCGCCGTCAAGCCACGGTCTCGGCCAAGATCACCGGCAAGGTCACCAAGGTGCTGATCGAGGAAGGCCAGCACGTGCAGGCCGGCGAAATCATGGCGGAGCTGGAGGACGCGACCGAGAGCGCCCAGCTCAATCTGTCGCGCGCCCGCCTGGAGGCTTCCCGCAGCGAGCTGCGCCAGTTGCAGGTGCAGCTCGACGATGCGCAGCGCACGTTGCGGCGCAATCGTGAGCTGGCCGAACGCAAGCTGGTCAGCCAGTCGCTGCTCGATACCTCGCAGGCCGAAGCGGAGGCGCTGGAGGCGCAGCTCGCCACCGCCCGCGAGAACGTGCGTGTCGCACAGCGTCAGGTCGACGTGAGTCAGCGCAATCTCGACGAAACCACGGTGCGCGCACCGTTTGCTGGCGTGGTCACGGTCAAGGCGGCGCAGGTGGGCGAAATCGTATCGCCGCTGTCGGCCGGCGGCGGCTACACTCGCACCGGCATCGGCACGATCGTGGACATGGACTCGCTGGAGATCGAGGTCGATGTCAACGAGAACTTCATCAACCGCGTGCAGTCCGGTCAGAAAACCACCGCCACCCTCAACGCCTATCCGGAATGGAAGATTCCGGCCCGCGTGATCGCGGTGATTCCGACGGCAGACCGCAGCAAGGCAACCATCAAGGTCCGCGTCGAGATTCTCGAAAAGGACGCGCGGATCCTTCCGGAAATGGGCGTGCGGGTGGCATTTCTCGGCGAGGAGCAGCCCCAGGGTGAAAAGCTCGAAGGCGTTTTGGTCGACGCGGCGGCCATCAAGAACGACGGCGGCGCCAAGGTGGTCTATTTGATTCGCGGCGACAGCGTGGAACGACGCGCCGTCACCACCGGCATCAAGCGCGGCGAACGGGTGCAGGTCACCGCCGGCCTGAGCCCGGGCAATCGCGTGGCCCTGGGGCCGCTCGATCAACTCAGCGATGGCAGCACGATCCGGATTGGCGAATAG
- a CDS encoding ABC transporter ATP-binding protein, which translates to MNSTLVSLSGVTKSYTRGKETVQVLEALDLEIARGDFLALMGPSGSGKTTLLNLIGGLDQPSAGSIAVDGQRIDQLSSSKLAAWRAHHVGFVFQFYNLLPVLNAQRNVELPLLLTKLSASQRKKNAEVALDIVGLKDRAKHKPNELSGGQAQRVAIARALVADPTLLVCDEPTGDLDRKTADEILTLLQELNRTHGKTIIMVTHDPKAAEYATHTLHLDKGRLVTEAA; encoded by the coding sequence ATGAACAGCACTCTGGTCAGCCTGAGCGGCGTTACCAAGTCCTATACGCGTGGCAAGGAAACGGTACAGGTGCTCGAAGCCCTGGATCTGGAGATCGCGCGCGGCGACTTTCTGGCGCTGATGGGGCCCAGCGGCTCCGGAAAAACCACCCTGCTGAACCTGATCGGAGGGCTCGACCAGCCGAGCGCCGGCTCGATCGCCGTGGACGGGCAACGCATCGATCAGCTGTCGTCCTCGAAACTGGCCGCCTGGCGCGCACATCACGTCGGCTTCGTGTTCCAGTTCTACAATCTGCTACCGGTGCTCAACGCGCAGCGCAACGTGGAGCTGCCACTGCTGCTGACCAAGCTTTCCGCGAGCCAGCGCAAGAAGAACGCCGAAGTCGCGCTGGACATCGTCGGCCTCAAGGATCGCGCAAAACACAAGCCGAACGAGCTTTCGGGTGGTCAGGCGCAGCGGGTGGCGATTGCCCGCGCCTTGGTGGCCGACCCCACCCTGCTGGTCTGCGACGAACCCACCGGTGATCTCGACCGCAAGACCGCCGACGAGATCCTGACGCTGTTGCAGGAACTCAATCGCACGCACGGCAAGACCATCATCATGGTCACGCATGACCCCAAGGCAGCCGAGTACGCGACGCACACGCTGCATCTGGACAAGGGCCGGCTGGTCACGGAAGCGGCGTGA